The proteins below are encoded in one region of Paenarthrobacter ilicis:
- a CDS encoding MFS transporter → MGKKTVTGAVRSPGLMTGFVLVSLVVVSINLRPAITTVAGVMNQVPGEFGLDSALLPLLGTLPVLAFGISGPIGPWLAGRLGTGRAVAVALMILAAALIVRATVPALLLPGTFLAGAAIMTASVLVPQIVKANRGTGWWTGLCTMGFGLGAALGAGLVQPLEKAFGGNLPSALAVWAVPALLGAFLVHRAGTRAAAPLAADGTRPAAEGTIPAAAPVPTPLRKQRTAWAVTAFFGLQAMLYFAITSWLAVYLVSRGLTPADAAALLAWFSLAGLPASLLAPVLAGRAGILRIMAPGLGLSVALALVGVLMAPVELMFLMVGILGVVQSAGFGLAMALVVIRSDGSRSAGKLSAMSQGFGFALASLGPLGAGVLHSLTGGWEATFWVLAAEAMVLAGAGFLAIRGPLVGLSGRNSAAYPRPYEQPTNAPQPVRHPGH, encoded by the coding sequence GTGGGCAAGAAGACGGTGACCGGCGCTGTACGGAGTCCGGGGTTGATGACGGGCTTCGTGCTGGTGTCGCTGGTGGTGGTGTCCATCAATCTCCGGCCTGCCATCACCACCGTTGCAGGCGTCATGAACCAGGTTCCGGGGGAGTTCGGCCTGGATTCGGCCCTTCTTCCGCTGCTTGGGACATTGCCCGTCCTGGCCTTCGGCATTTCCGGTCCCATCGGGCCGTGGCTTGCCGGGAGGCTGGGGACAGGGCGGGCCGTGGCCGTTGCCTTGATGATCCTTGCTGCTGCCTTGATCGTCCGTGCCACCGTGCCGGCACTTCTGCTGCCCGGCACCTTCCTGGCCGGCGCGGCCATCATGACCGCCAGCGTCCTGGTGCCCCAGATCGTCAAGGCAAACCGCGGCACTGGCTGGTGGACAGGACTCTGCACCATGGGGTTCGGGCTCGGAGCCGCCTTGGGGGCCGGTCTGGTTCAACCACTCGAAAAGGCCTTCGGCGGCAACCTGCCCTCCGCCCTGGCGGTGTGGGCGGTCCCGGCCCTGCTGGGTGCTTTCCTTGTCCACCGGGCCGGAACACGCGCGGCGGCGCCCCTTGCTGCTGATGGAACCCGCCCTGCCGCAGAGGGAACCATCCCGGCTGCCGCCCCGGTACCCACGCCACTGAGGAAGCAGCGCACCGCCTGGGCGGTAACTGCCTTCTTCGGACTCCAGGCCATGCTGTATTTCGCAATCACGTCCTGGCTGGCCGTTTACTTGGTATCCCGCGGGCTCACCCCCGCCGATGCCGCCGCTTTGCTCGCCTGGTTCAGCCTGGCAGGCTTGCCGGCCAGCCTGCTGGCGCCCGTGCTGGCCGGGCGTGCAGGCATCCTGAGGATCATGGCTCCTGGACTCGGACTGTCGGTGGCACTGGCGTTGGTGGGGGTCCTGATGGCACCCGTGGAGCTGATGTTCCTGATGGTTGGCATCCTGGGCGTGGTCCAGAGCGCGGGATTCGGGCTGGCCATGGCATTGGTGGTGATCCGCTCCGATGGCTCCCGGTCCGCAGGGAAGCTCTCGGCCATGAGCCAGGGGTTCGGTTTCGCCTTGGCGTCCCTCGGCCCTCTGGGTGCAGGAGTGTTGCATTCCCTGACCGGGGGGTGGGAAGCGACGTTCTGGGTGCTGGCCGCTGAAGCCATGGTGCTGGCTGGTGCCGGGTTCCTGGCCATCCGGGGTCCCCTGGTGGGTCTGTCCGGGCGCAACTCGGCGGCGTATCCTCGGCCCTATGAGCAACCCACCAACGCGCCCCAACCAGTCAGGCACCCCGGCCACTGA
- a CDS encoding pyridoxamine 5'-phosphate oxidase family protein codes for MSNPPTRPNQSGTPATEVLETNQCWELLRGVSVGRLAVVVGDHPDIFPVNYKLDHGTLVFRTGEGTKLHAALGDAPVAIEADGVNAETGVAWSVVVKGQASAVKLTQDVLDTIGLLLFPWEAGQKDQFIRIAPREVTGRRFTVTPAVTWWTPLDDATTARDE; via the coding sequence ATGAGCAACCCACCAACGCGCCCCAACCAGTCAGGCACCCCGGCCACTGAAGTCCTGGAGACCAACCAGTGTTGGGAGCTCCTCCGCGGCGTTTCGGTGGGCAGGCTCGCCGTTGTGGTGGGGGATCACCCGGACATCTTCCCCGTGAACTACAAGCTTGACCACGGAACGCTGGTGTTCCGGACCGGTGAGGGCACCAAACTCCACGCAGCACTTGGCGATGCACCTGTGGCCATTGAAGCCGATGGCGTCAACGCGGAAACAGGCGTGGCATGGAGCGTGGTGGTGAAGGGCCAGGCGTCCGCGGTGAAGCTCACCCAGGATGTGCTGGATACCATCGGCCTCCTGCTGTTTCCTTGGGAGGCCGGGCAGAAGGACCAGTTCATCCGGATCGCTCCCCGTGAGGTCACAGGCCGCCGCTTCACCGTCACTCCGGCTGTGACGTGGTGGACGCCGCTGGACGACGCCACCACAGCACGGGACGAATAA
- a CDS encoding amidohydrolase family protein, producing MNTLIRAVRPWGQALSDVTLVAGEAGGKITAVEPHDPSRVLPEGFTVVEGRGRLLLPSFSDVHVHLDSTRIGLPFREHTGGPGVWTMMMNDRQNWRNAEVPLQERVNDTLGRMIARGTTRVRSYAQVDVDCRLERFDAVAAAKEKFAGQASVDIIAFPQAGLLLEEGTVELMEEALKAGANVMGGIDPCTLDRDPAKHLDIVFGLAEKYQVPIDIHLHEPGELGVFSTDLVLERTKALGMQGKVTMSHAYQLGSVNEATTRRLIDSFAELDVSLASVAPSAAGQLPIPLLTEAGVRLGLGEDGQRDYWSPYGNTDMLDRTWQLAFTHGFRKDELIEHCLAIATIGGASILDPSATRLKDTSHRPGVEVGDPAELLLVDGETVASTVMDRSKDRTVIHAGKVVADQLELV from the coding sequence TTGAATACCCTGATCCGCGCCGTCCGCCCCTGGGGGCAAGCGCTCAGCGACGTCACCCTCGTCGCTGGCGAAGCAGGCGGCAAGATCACCGCCGTCGAACCCCATGACCCTTCCCGGGTTCTTCCGGAGGGCTTCACTGTTGTTGAGGGACGCGGGCGCCTCCTGCTTCCCTCCTTCTCGGATGTCCATGTGCACTTGGACTCCACCCGGATCGGCCTCCCGTTCCGGGAGCACACCGGAGGTCCGGGCGTGTGGACCATGATGATGAACGACCGTCAAAACTGGCGCAACGCCGAGGTCCCGCTGCAGGAGCGCGTGAACGACACCCTGGGCCGGATGATCGCCCGGGGCACCACCCGCGTGCGCTCGTACGCCCAGGTGGATGTGGACTGCAGGCTGGAGCGTTTCGACGCCGTTGCTGCTGCCAAGGAGAAATTCGCTGGTCAGGCGTCGGTTGACATCATTGCCTTTCCCCAGGCTGGCCTGTTGTTGGAGGAAGGGACGGTGGAACTCATGGAGGAGGCTTTGAAAGCAGGCGCCAACGTCATGGGCGGCATCGATCCCTGCACCTTGGACCGGGACCCCGCCAAGCACCTGGACATCGTGTTTGGACTGGCTGAGAAGTATCAGGTTCCCATCGACATCCACCTTCACGAACCGGGTGAGCTGGGCGTCTTCAGCACCGATCTGGTGCTGGAGCGGACCAAGGCGCTGGGAATGCAAGGCAAAGTGACCATGTCCCACGCCTACCAGTTGGGCAGCGTCAACGAAGCCACCACCCGCAGGCTCATCGATTCCTTCGCCGAGTTGGACGTCTCCCTGGCGTCGGTTGCTCCCTCTGCGGCGGGGCAGCTGCCCATCCCACTGCTGACCGAGGCCGGCGTCCGGTTGGGCTTGGGCGAAGACGGGCAGCGGGACTACTGGTCGCCCTATGGCAACACGGACATGCTGGACCGCACCTGGCAGCTGGCCTTCACCCACGGTTTCCGCAAGGACGAGCTCATCGAGCACTGCCTGGCAATCGCCACCATCGGCGGAGCGAGCATCCTTGACCCCAGCGCCACCAGGCTCAAGGACACATCCCACCGTCCCGGCGTCGAGGTCGGCGATCCCGCGGAACTCCTTCTGGTGGACGGCGAAACCGTTGCCTCCACGGTGATGGACCGCAGCAAGGACCGCACGGTCATCCACGCAGGAAAGGTGGTGGCCGACCAGCTGGAATTGGTCTAG
- a CDS encoding ABC transporter ATP-binding protein: MEHQPILQVENLQKHFPLKGGMLPGAPKRSVKAVDGVSFSLARGQTLGLVGESGCGKSTTGRMVARLMDPTGGRILVDGEDISGLRGKDLYNFRRKVQMIFQDPFASLNPRQTVGTAIAAPMVAQKINPPGGLKNRVKELLDQVGLKPEHYNRFPHEFSGGQRQRVGIARAISLNPSVIVCDEPVSALDVSVQAQVVNLLQQIQRDTGVSYIFIAHDLSVVRHISHEVAVMYLGKIVEQGPRDALFSDPLHPYTKALLSAVPLPDPRAAREQVKIRLRGDLPSPANPPSGCVFRTRCPLIGTLPEDQRQRCIEQIPTPATPAAPACHHAGMAVPVLAGVE, encoded by the coding sequence ATGGAACATCAGCCAATTCTCCAGGTGGAGAACCTGCAAAAGCACTTCCCGCTGAAGGGCGGCATGCTTCCGGGCGCCCCTAAGCGCTCGGTCAAAGCGGTCGACGGCGTATCGTTCAGTCTCGCTCGGGGCCAGACTTTGGGGCTCGTGGGTGAGTCCGGGTGCGGTAAGTCCACCACCGGCCGCATGGTGGCCCGCCTCATGGACCCCACCGGCGGGAGGATTCTGGTGGACGGCGAGGACATCAGCGGACTCCGGGGCAAGGATCTGTACAACTTCCGTCGCAAAGTCCAGATGATTTTCCAGGATCCCTTCGCATCGTTGAATCCGCGTCAGACGGTGGGCACGGCCATTGCCGCGCCCATGGTGGCGCAGAAGATCAACCCGCCGGGTGGGCTCAAGAACCGGGTCAAGGAACTCCTGGACCAGGTGGGGCTCAAGCCAGAACACTACAACCGGTTCCCTCATGAGTTCTCCGGGGGTCAGCGTCAGCGCGTGGGTATAGCCCGGGCGATTTCCCTGAACCCTTCGGTGATTGTGTGCGACGAACCAGTGTCCGCCCTGGATGTCTCGGTGCAAGCACAGGTGGTGAACCTGTTGCAGCAGATCCAACGTGACACCGGCGTTTCCTACATCTTCATCGCCCACGACCTCTCGGTGGTCCGGCACATTTCCCACGAAGTGGCGGTGATGTACCTGGGCAAGATCGTTGAGCAGGGGCCTCGCGACGCTTTGTTCAGCGATCCCTTGCACCCGTACACCAAAGCCCTGCTGTCCGCAGTGCCGCTACCGGATCCCCGGGCCGCACGCGAACAGGTGAAAATCCGGCTGCGGGGAGACCTTCCCTCCCCGGCCAATCCACCCAGCGGCTGCGTCTTCCGGACCCGGTGCCCGTTGATTGGCACACTTCCCGAGGACCAGCGCCAACGGTGCATCGAGCAGATCCCCACACCAGCCACGCCCGCCGCACCAGCCTGCCACCACGCAGGTATGGCCGTGCCGGTCCTGGCCGGTGTGGAATAG
- a CDS encoding ABC transporter ATP-binding protein, which produces MTQLNITTKKASATAGSTATAPFLEVRDLTVKFPTDDGVVSAVNGMDFSLERGQTLGIVGESGSGKSVTSQALMGLLKGTSAQVTGQAMFQGRDLVTLPESAMRPLRGRNIGMIFQDPLSALHPFYTVGHQIAEAYLVHNKASKKQARAAAVDMLGRVGIPSPEQRYDEYPHHFSGGMRQRAMIAMALICEPELLIADEPTTALDVTVQAQILDLMSELQEETNSALILITHDLGVVAEVCDNVLVMYGGQCVESGPVDEIFYDTQHPYTLGLLNSMPTLNSASSQLNPIPGQPPSLLDLPKGCIFSARCQYTELAGDGICTSQRPELRLEDGHGKRCHLSGPQIITIRNSR; this is translated from the coding sequence ATGACCCAGTTGAATATCACCACCAAGAAGGCGAGCGCCACGGCCGGCAGCACGGCAACAGCACCGTTCCTTGAGGTCCGCGACCTCACCGTGAAGTTCCCTACGGATGACGGCGTTGTCTCTGCAGTGAACGGCATGGACTTCTCACTGGAACGGGGTCAGACCCTGGGCATTGTGGGCGAGTCCGGTTCAGGAAAATCCGTGACCAGCCAAGCGCTGATGGGCCTGCTCAAAGGTACGTCGGCTCAGGTCACTGGCCAGGCGATGTTCCAGGGCAGGGACCTGGTCACCTTGCCCGAGTCCGCCATGCGCCCTCTCCGTGGCCGCAACATCGGCATGATCTTTCAGGATCCACTCTCGGCGCTGCACCCCTTCTATACGGTGGGTCACCAGATTGCCGAGGCGTACCTGGTCCACAACAAGGCGAGCAAGAAGCAGGCCCGGGCTGCCGCCGTCGACATGCTGGGAAGGGTGGGTATCCCCAGCCCCGAGCAGCGCTACGACGAGTACCCCCACCACTTCTCCGGCGGAATGCGCCAGCGCGCCATGATCGCCATGGCGCTGATCTGCGAGCCTGAACTGTTGATCGCCGATGAGCCAACCACGGCGCTGGACGTGACGGTTCAGGCCCAGATCCTGGATTTGATGTCCGAACTCCAGGAGGAAACCAACTCTGCGCTCATTCTGATCACCCACGACCTCGGTGTGGTGGCAGAGGTGTGCGACAACGTGCTGGTCATGTACGGCGGGCAGTGCGTTGAGTCCGGGCCGGTGGACGAAATCTTCTATGACACCCAGCATCCCTATACCCTGGGCTTGCTCAACTCGATGCCCACGCTCAACAGCGCCTCGAGCCAGTTGAACCCCATACCCGGCCAGCCGCCGTCGCTCCTTGACCTCCCGAAGGGCTGCATCTTCAGCGCGCGGTGCCAGTACACCGAACTCGCCGGCGACGGCATCTGCACCAGCCAGCGGCCGGAATTGCGGCTTGAGGACGGCCACGGCAAGCGCTGCCATTTGAGCGGCCCGCAGATCATCACCATCCGGAATTCGCGTTAG
- a CDS encoding ABC transporter permease → MMTFIFRRTGSLVLLLAAVSFITFTLFQLGPSDPAAAACGQECTPERVAEARVALGMDQPFLVQYADYIRGLFSSRMIGAPGAQTLCEWPCLGKSFQTNENVADIIGRSLPYTFSMAIGALVLWTVTGVGLGLLAALRKGSPADKFIVGAASVGVSLPIPVTGLFLLLLFVNQLHLLPFTTNEINSPFGPQGPGAWVANYLLPWIALAVLFSASYIRVTRTNMIETFGEDFIRTARAKGLAPRTVTFKHGVRAGITPVVTMLGMDIGLLLGGAVLTEQIFSVPGLGFTAVHAAISGDLPVTMAITMLAAFFVIVANVVVDLAYAAIDPRVRLQ, encoded by the coding sequence ATGATGACTTTCATTTTCCGCCGGACCGGATCACTGGTGCTGCTCCTGGCAGCGGTCAGTTTCATCACCTTTACCTTGTTCCAGCTGGGTCCTTCCGATCCTGCCGCGGCCGCCTGCGGACAGGAATGCACACCGGAACGGGTCGCAGAAGCACGGGTTGCGCTGGGCATGGACCAGCCGTTCCTTGTCCAGTACGCAGATTACATCCGCGGGCTCTTCTCGTCGCGGATGATCGGCGCCCCGGGAGCCCAGACCCTGTGCGAATGGCCGTGCCTGGGCAAGTCCTTCCAAACCAACGAGAACGTAGCGGACATCATCGGACGGTCACTCCCCTACACCTTCTCCATGGCCATCGGCGCGCTGGTGCTGTGGACTGTGACAGGTGTAGGGCTTGGACTCCTTGCCGCCCTGCGCAAGGGCTCGCCCGCGGACAAGTTCATTGTTGGTGCTGCCTCAGTAGGCGTTTCCCTGCCTATTCCGGTCACCGGACTGTTCCTGCTCCTGCTCTTCGTCAATCAACTGCACCTGCTGCCCTTCACCACCAACGAGATCAACAGTCCCTTTGGCCCACAAGGGCCCGGGGCATGGGTGGCCAACTACCTGCTGCCCTGGATCGCCCTGGCAGTCCTGTTCAGCGCGTCCTACATCCGGGTGACGCGCACCAACATGATCGAAACCTTCGGCGAAGACTTCATCAGGACCGCACGGGCCAAGGGACTGGCACCGCGGACGGTTACCTTCAAGCACGGCGTGCGAGCCGGCATCACGCCGGTGGTGACCATGCTCGGCATGGACATTGGCCTGTTGCTGGGCGGTGCAGTTCTCACCGAGCAGATCTTCTCCGTCCCAGGCCTGGGCTTCACCGCCGTACACGCCGCCATTTCCGGCGATCTCCCCGTCACCATGGCCATCACCATGTTGGCCGCGTTCTTCGTGATAGTGGCGAACGTTGTGGTGGACCTCGCCTACGCCGCTATCGATCCCCGAGTGAGGCTCCAATGA
- a CDS encoding ABC transporter substrate-binding protein yields MKTPARALALSVLIAMAATGCAAGQNQPANSNPAQSVTELAPVVVKSGFNGKGGNINVLMSSDFQTLDPGNSNYVQTANVGQLYYRTLTMAKETAGQPPTVVPDLATDTGKVSDDGLSWTFTLKEGVKFEDGTPITSADIKYGVERTFAQDVFTQAPQELNAALDAGGYKGPYKDPSAALKAVETPDERTVVFHLKKPFAEFPALASRSNTAPVPKAKDTKLDYTNHPVSSGPYMVESYNRGKSLKLVRNPHWDPATDPNRSALPDTFSFSLSTSQATISQQLLADSDPNAITLDSNGALQTSDSAKLADAKVKDRVASGLLGCNDVLSLNTQKITDPDVRKAIALALDRQSILVQYGGRRFGEITQSPLNAKMRGYVETELELDPTGKPKLEEAKKLLEGRDYPKTLTYGYANNRDAFKNTGTVVQQNLKALGIEVELVPIPAPNYYSVLASEQLPDMGRSGWCGGADPASIRTSADPLLGPNNEGTSYGFSNTSRYFDPVVSKAMFDLRNTDGTSEELGKKWSEAFGSALKTYPIVPLIRSHTNSVVGSNVRNAQVGYFFGGIDLSIVGVEQ; encoded by the coding sequence ATGAAAACCCCTGCAAGAGCTCTGGCACTTTCGGTGTTGATCGCCATGGCCGCCACAGGCTGCGCGGCCGGACAGAACCAGCCCGCCAACTCCAACCCGGCCCAGTCCGTCACGGAACTTGCCCCGGTTGTGGTCAAGTCCGGCTTCAACGGCAAGGGCGGGAACATCAACGTCCTCATGTCCTCCGACTTCCAGACCCTGGATCCGGGAAACAGCAACTACGTCCAGACCGCCAATGTGGGCCAGCTGTACTACCGCACGTTGACCATGGCCAAGGAAACGGCCGGCCAGCCGCCAACAGTGGTTCCGGACCTCGCCACGGACACCGGCAAGGTGTCCGATGACGGACTCAGCTGGACGTTCACCCTCAAGGAAGGCGTGAAGTTCGAAGACGGTACGCCCATCACCTCCGCCGATATCAAGTACGGCGTGGAGCGCACCTTCGCGCAGGATGTCTTCACCCAGGCGCCGCAGGAATTGAATGCGGCGCTCGACGCCGGCGGGTACAAGGGGCCGTACAAGGATCCTTCCGCTGCGCTCAAGGCGGTTGAAACGCCCGATGAGCGCACCGTGGTGTTCCATTTGAAGAAGCCCTTTGCGGAGTTCCCGGCCTTGGCATCGCGTTCCAACACGGCGCCGGTCCCGAAGGCCAAGGACACCAAGCTGGATTACACCAATCACCCGGTGTCCTCGGGCCCTTACATGGTGGAGTCCTACAACCGCGGCAAGTCCCTCAAGTTGGTCCGCAACCCGCACTGGGATCCCGCCACGGACCCCAACCGCTCGGCCCTTCCGGACACTTTCAGCTTCTCGCTCTCCACCTCACAGGCCACCATCAGCCAGCAGTTGCTCGCCGACTCTGACCCCAACGCCATCACGCTCGATTCCAATGGCGCACTCCAGACCTCGGACTCAGCCAAGCTGGCCGACGCCAAGGTAAAGGACCGCGTTGCCTCCGGCCTCTTGGGATGCAACGACGTCCTGAGCCTGAACACCCAGAAGATCACGGACCCGGATGTCCGCAAGGCCATCGCCTTGGCCCTGGACCGTCAGTCCATCCTGGTGCAGTACGGTGGACGCCGCTTCGGCGAAATCACGCAGAGCCCCCTGAACGCCAAAATGCGCGGCTATGTGGAGACCGAACTGGAACTTGATCCCACCGGTAAGCCAAAGCTTGAGGAAGCCAAGAAGCTCCTGGAAGGCAGGGACTACCCCAAGACCCTCACCTATGGGTACGCCAACAACCGCGATGCCTTCAAGAACACCGGCACCGTGGTTCAGCAGAACCTGAAGGCCCTGGGCATCGAGGTTGAGCTGGTTCCGATCCCGGCACCCAACTACTACTCCGTCCTGGCCAGCGAGCAGCTGCCGGACATGGGCCGCTCCGGCTGGTGCGGCGGTGCCGATCCGGCGTCGATCCGCACGTCCGCCGATCCCCTCCTGGGACCGAACAACGAGGGCACCAGCTACGGCTTCTCCAACACGTCCCGCTACTTCGATCCCGTAGTTTCCAAGGCCATGTTTGATCTCCGCAATACGGACGGCACCTCGGAGGAACTGGGCAAGAAGTGGTCCGAAGCCTTTGGCTCAGCGTTGAAGACCTACCCGATCGTCCCGCTGATCCGCAGCCACACCAACAGCGTGGTGGGCTCCAACGTCCGCAACGCCCAGGTGGGCTACTTCTTCGGCGGTATCGATCTTTCGATCGTCGGCGTCGAGCAATAG
- a CDS encoding ABC transporter permease codes for MTQIQSVEPSTGSPPLPPATSPEAKAPAEARSLLATAWMRIRRSKVALLSLCVVVAILLFAILAPVLSAMSGNDPYTSNTSPEVLDDFQTPGLPLPGYMYPSAQHWLGVEPGLGRDLFARLAYGGQVSLTIALLSTVVSVVLGTVLGAAAGYFGGKTDAIISRIMDLFLAFPHLLLVLSLTPILQSRLRDTPLGQGSFLPMASLVIILGFFGWAYLARIVRGQVLSLREREFVEAARSFGASHLSILFRQIIPNVMGVVLVYATMLIPTNISAEAALSFLGVGVKDPTPSWGQMLNAAQSGNWYLSDPWFLAVPGIMLIVTVLAFNLLGDAVRDALDPKSSR; via the coding sequence TTGACCCAGATACAGTCCGTTGAACCAAGCACCGGCAGTCCCCCACTTCCTCCGGCAACGTCGCCGGAGGCCAAAGCACCTGCCGAAGCACGTTCCCTCCTCGCCACGGCCTGGATGAGGATCCGGCGCAGCAAGGTCGCCCTCCTCAGCCTGTGCGTGGTGGTTGCCATCCTGCTGTTCGCCATCCTGGCTCCCGTCCTCAGCGCCATGTCAGGCAACGACCCCTACACGTCCAACACCAGTCCCGAGGTTCTGGATGACTTTCAAACACCCGGGCTGCCTCTCCCCGGGTATATGTATCCATCGGCCCAGCACTGGTTGGGAGTGGAGCCGGGCCTCGGCCGTGACCTCTTCGCCAGGCTTGCCTACGGCGGACAAGTATCACTCACCATCGCCTTGCTCTCCACGGTGGTTTCAGTGGTCCTCGGAACGGTCCTTGGCGCAGCAGCGGGCTACTTCGGCGGCAAGACCGACGCCATCATCAGCCGCATCATGGACTTGTTCCTGGCCTTCCCGCACCTTCTCCTGGTGCTCTCGCTGACACCCATCCTGCAGTCGCGGCTGAGGGATACGCCGCTGGGCCAAGGCAGCTTCCTTCCCATGGCCTCACTGGTGATCATCCTGGGCTTCTTCGGCTGGGCGTACCTCGCCCGCATTGTCCGTGGCCAGGTGCTGAGTCTCCGCGAGCGCGAGTTCGTCGAGGCCGCCCGGTCCTTCGGCGCCTCGCACCTGAGCATTCTCTTCCGCCAGATCATCCCCAACGTCATGGGAGTCGTCCTGGTGTACGCCACCATGCTGATCCCCACCAACATCTCGGCCGAAGCCGCCCTGTCCTTCCTGGGCGTCGGCGTCAAGGACCCCACACCGTCGTGGGGCCAAATGCTCAACGCCGCCCAATCCGGCAACTGGTACCTCAGCGATCCGTGGTTCCTCGCGGTCCCCGGCATCATGCTCATCGTCACCGTCCTGGCCTTCAACCTTCTGGGCGACGCCGTCCGGGATGCCCTGGACCCCAAGTCCTCCCGCTAG
- a CDS encoding chlorohydrolase family protein yields MPTKVTARYVLGHQNGRHVLLENACVVYSGHTIDYVGYAYTGPVDEEVHVGEALLMPGLIDLDALTDIDHLILDSWAGAEQAKGHQWSEDYFLNRRADVFTAEERQQIREYALIQLILHGITTYMPIASEVHSEWAEPFEELVGMADTSRRLGLRGYLGPAYRSGVNVVLENGERSVMFDDGRGREGLADALRFIDHAAELNDPLVQGVLLPCRIETLDIELLKETAAASAERDVLVRLHSLQGLVERELILDWHGVTPLELLDQVGLLNERLLIPHATYTDRNPAVFGEDRGDLAALAASGASIIHCPLTSMRYGSTLDSFNAYKEAGINISLGTDSFPPDLIRGMEAGVQLAKIMAGTNDAGDVAGYFDAATIGGAHALRRPDLGRLQPGAQADMVAFSLGDIRDGVHDDPLRTLLLNGTARQAVLSVVAGRTIMANGKIEGVDLDSWRAKGQELFDKMRGAYTVRDGRNRTEDELFPPVYARVER; encoded by the coding sequence GTGCCTACCAAGGTCACCGCCCGCTACGTGCTGGGGCATCAGAACGGCCGCCACGTTCTGCTCGAAAATGCGTGCGTGGTCTACAGCGGCCACACCATCGACTACGTGGGATACGCGTACACCGGGCCGGTGGACGAGGAAGTCCACGTCGGCGAAGCCCTGCTGATGCCCGGCTTGATCGACCTTGATGCGTTGACGGATATAGATCACCTCATCCTGGACAGTTGGGCAGGCGCTGAGCAGGCCAAAGGGCACCAATGGTCAGAGGACTACTTCCTGAACCGGCGCGCGGACGTCTTCACAGCCGAAGAACGCCAGCAGATCCGCGAGTACGCCTTGATACAACTCATACTCCACGGCATCACCACCTATATGCCCATCGCCTCCGAAGTTCACTCGGAGTGGGCTGAGCCTTTCGAAGAACTGGTGGGCATGGCGGATACCAGCCGACGATTGGGCCTGCGCGGCTACTTGGGCCCCGCCTATAGATCCGGCGTGAACGTCGTGTTGGAGAACGGTGAACGGTCGGTAATGTTCGACGACGGCAGGGGCCGTGAGGGACTCGCTGACGCATTGCGCTTCATTGACCACGCTGCTGAACTCAACGATCCCCTGGTTCAGGGAGTCCTGCTCCCGTGCCGGATCGAAACACTGGACATCGAACTGCTCAAGGAGACCGCCGCAGCCTCCGCGGAGCGCGATGTCCTGGTACGCCTCCACTCACTGCAGGGCCTGGTGGAGCGCGAGCTCATCCTGGACTGGCACGGAGTCACGCCCTTGGAACTCCTGGACCAAGTGGGACTGCTCAACGAACGCCTCCTGATTCCGCATGCAACCTATACGGACAGGAATCCCGCGGTGTTTGGCGAAGACCGCGGTGACCTGGCCGCATTAGCGGCAAGTGGTGCCAGCATCATCCATTGCCCCCTGACGTCCATGCGCTACGGAAGCACCTTGGACTCGTTCAATGCTTACAAAGAAGCGGGCATCAACATTTCCCTCGGCACGGATTCGTTCCCGCCGGACCTGATCCGCGGCATGGAGGCGGGCGTGCAGCTCGCCAAGATCATGGCCGGGACAAACGACGCCGGTGACGTCGCCGGATACTTCGACGCCGCCACGATCGGGGGAGCGCATGCCCTGCGACGGCCGGACCTTGGACGGCTCCAACCGGGTGCGCAGGCCGACATGGTGGCTTTCTCGCTGGGAGACATCCGTGACGGAGTCCATGATGATCCGCTCCGAACCCTCCTGCTCAACGGCACAGCCCGCCAAGCCGTGCTTTCCGTGGTGGCCGGCAGGACCATCATGGCCAACGGAAAGATCGAGGGAGTGGATCTGGACTCCTGGCGCGCCAAGGGCCAGGAACTCTTTGACAAGATGCGGGGCGCGTACACCGTCCGGGACGGCCGGAACCGCACGGAGGATGAGCTGTTTCCTCCCGTGTATGCTCGGGTGGAACGCTGA